The genomic segment TCCAAAATGCTGGTTTAGATTTTCAGCCTTTAATTGAGTACCAATATACTGGTACCATATTTACCCAAGAAAATGGAAAAGAATGGACGATCAATGCCTTTCTGCAAAATTCGAGCATTGGATTAGGGATGAAAGTTTCACAGGACAGCTCTACTAAATATGCGTTAGTAAAAGCGTTGCCGTCCATTTTTCAAGACCCAGAAGTTTTGATTGGCAGAACCATCATTGACGCAGAGTACCTTAACAATCAACTGTTTCCGAATATTACTCCCACTATTCTCAAATGGATTTGCAAGGGAGATTCTGAATTGTTGAGCTTGGATGTAGGAAAAAGAGAGGTGTTTTACAACCTGTGCAAATCGCAATACGATTTTGAGCCCGATTATAAAAATATCGTTGCTATCGTCGAAAAATTAGGCTCGCAAAAAAATGCATGGAAATACGTGTGGCAGCAATACGCCAATGCTCCTAAAAAATTCCCCGAAATACAGGAATATCTCCGATTGGCCAAACCTGCAATGTTTGCCATCCCCGAGGAAAGCTGGCCTCAAATAAACGAAGAGAAAGAAGAAGAGCTTCGTAAAGCATTAACGGCAGTTTCTAAACTTTTACCCAAAGAAACAGTCGCTAAATTTAAATTACTGGAATCACAACACGGGTTTCGTCGACAGTGGGTATGGGCAGAACTTGGGCAGGCACCCTTAGCCAATGCACTGGTTTTTTTAAAGATAATGGCCGAAAAAGCCAACGAAGCCTATCCATTCTCTTCTATCAGTGATTTGAAAGAATATTATATCTCTTCGGGTTATCAGGTAGATCAAGCCATGCGAAAAGCACTGTCGGCCGTAAAATCCGAAAAAGACAAAGAAGTTATTAAAAGCCTTATTTCATCCATCTATAAACCGTGGCTGGAAACAATAACCCTAAAATTTCAGTCCTTAGTTGAGAAAGATACCTCCATTTTTACAAACCAGTCAGCTCAGTCAGAATCTGAATCCTTTGTCTTATTTGTCGATGCTTTTCGATTTGAACTGGCGAAGGAATTTGTAACTATCTTAACCGAGAAAAGATATAAGGTGGCTATAGAAGCAGGCTGGTCGGCTATTCCCAGTCTTACGCCTACGGCAAAACCCAACGTTTCGCCTATGGCCCCTGATGTTTCAACCGAAAGTATATTCAATGATTTTCGACCTCAGTTAAAGTCCAATAAGAGCGTCCTAACTCCCGTTTTCAGAGAAGCTTTAGCCGCAAACAATTTTGTAAATGTAACTTCTGCCGCCGATATTATTCCGGGTCAAAATCATTGGCAGGAAATCGGCGATATTGACACTAAAGGACATGAAGAGCAGTCGGGGATGGTAAAACGCATAGACGAGTTATTTGAACAGGTACTTGAAATCATTGAAACGGCATTTCAGAAAGGGATAAAGAAAATAAAGGTTGTTACCGACCATGGATGGCTGTTGTTACCTGGTGGATTACCCAAAGAAGAACTAAAGAAAGATTTGACCGAAACCCGCTGGGGGCGCTGCGCCCTGATAAAAGAAGGTGCCAAAACGGATTTAATGTACTTACCCTGGCGCTGGAACAAATCCATATTGATTGCCTATGCACCGGGAATCTCATTTTTTAAGCGCAATGAGGAATATGCCCACGGAGGCATATCTCTCCATGAATGCCTGATACCAACATTATTTATTGAAAACCCGTATTCAGCCGTCATCAGTGCCAAGATAAAAGAGATAAAATGGGTAAATCTGAAATGTGTCATCAATACAGAAGATGTTCCTGATGGCTATTTGGTGGATATTCGCACAAGATACAATGATGCCAATTCTTCTATCGTATTGTCTTCCAATAAGTCAATAAAGGGTAATAAAATATCTTTGATGGTAGATGATGGAGCAGAATCACAAGCTGCCGTTATTGTATTGATGGATGAAAAAGAAATGATTCTTGATAAAACAACGACGATGGTCGGTGAATAAAATAGATAGACATGGGACTCGATAAAATTGACCATTTAGCTGAGAATGCCTTTGAAGGCTATATTGTAAGAAAAGACCTGCTGGAACAATTTCGCAAAACCTATCCCGTACCAACGTACGTCATTGAGTTTTTGCTTGGTAGATATTGTGCAACAACCGATGAGCAGGAAATACAGGAAGGATTGGAAATTGTTAAAAGACAGTTAGCCGATCGTACCATTCGCCCAGGAGAAGAAGAATATTTCAAATCCAAAGCAAGAGAAAAAGGGTCTATAAAACTAATTGACATCATTACAGCAAAATTGGATGCGGCTACTGACAGCTACGTGGCCACTATTCCAAGTTTGATGTTAAATAAAGTGCGTATTTCTCCCGAAATCGTCAGTGCCAATGACCGAATGCTGACCGGAGGTTTCTATGCTGAAATAGAATTGGAGTATGATGCTGCCATAGCTCAGGAAAACAATGGACGACCTTTTGGGGTCGCCAACATCAGACCTATCCAGTTATCTCAAAGAAATGTCTTGGACATTTTCTACAAAGGCCGACAAGCGTTCACCCTGGATGAATGGAAAGATTTTTTGATTCGCAGTGTAGGTATGGAGCCTACAGAATTGAGTGAAAAGGCAAAAAATGTCTTATTCGTCAGAATGATTCCGTTTTTAGAGCGAAACTATAATATGATTGAATTGGGACCCAGGGGGACTGGGAAGTCCCACCTTTACCAACAAATTTCTCCCTATTCACATTTAGTTTCGGGTGGAAAAGCCACTGTTGCCAAAATGTTTGTGAATATGGGAAGTGGCGAACGAGGGCTGGTCTGCAAGTACGATGTTGTGTGTTTTGATGAAGTTTCAGGGGTGTCTTTTGACCAGAAAGATGGCGTAAACATCATGAAAGGTTACATGGAAAGCGGTGAGTTTAGCCGTGGAAAAGAGCCGATTCGCGCCGATGGTGGCATTGTGATGGTTGGAAATTTTGACGTAGATGTAGAGCATCAGCAGCGAATCGGGCATCTTTTTGGTCCTCTGCCCGCTGAAATGCGGGATGATACTGCTTTTATGGACCGTATTCATGCTTTTGTGCCCGGTTGGGATTTCCCCAAATTAAATAAATCTTATTTTACTAATCACTTTGGCTTGGTAAGCGATTTCTTGGCCGAATGTTGGACTCGATTGAGAGACATTAGTCGAATTTCAACCGTGTTGCCACGCATTGATTTTGGCGGAGCGTTGAACGGACGGGATACCACCGCCGTAAATAAAACCTTAAATGGCTTATTGAAATTGATGCAGCCAAATCCGGCAGAGCCCATTTCGGACGAGTTATTGGAGTGGGCAATTAAAATATCTCTGGAGTACCGAAGACGGGTAAAAGAACAGCAGAAAAGAATAGGCTCAGCCGAATTCAGAAATACCCATTTTAGTTATCGAATTGGGGGCGATGGCGTAGAAACTTTCGTCACAACACCGGAAATACACAGTGAAAATACCATAGGTGAAGACCCGCTGCCTCCTGGCCAGATTTGGGCATTAAATACAGGTGGCCAGGAAGAAACTACGGGCCTCTACAAAATCGAAGCAAATGTGGGCCCTGGCTCGGGGGTTAAAATATTAAATAAACCTTCACCCCCACAGTTTCAAGAAAGTGTTCGATTTGCCGAGCAAAACTTATATAGTAAAACAAAAGAGTTGGTGGGTGATCGAGACCCTCGTTCCCGAGAATTTTCATTACAATTACGGGCCTTTGATGCTTCCAAAAGTGGAAACGGTATGGGCATGGCAGTACTCATAGCCTTATGCAGCGCTATTCTTGAAAAAGGACCAAAAGGAGGCTTAATCATTGTCGGCCAACTCAACTTGGGTGGTTCCTTAGACTTGGTTTATAATGCCGTAAACTTGGCGGAGCTGGCAGTAGAGAAAGGAGCAACCTCACTTCTGATTCCTTTAAATGCGAGAAAACAACTCAACGAATTATCAGATGAAATGATCACCAAAATCAATATTCAATATTATACAGATTTGAGAGATTGCCTAATTAAGGCGCTGTTGGATTGAGAGTAAATGACCTGTAACCTTTTCAAGGTACTTTACCTCTGTATAACAACTGTGCTGATAATCAAAAAATTATTATTTTTTATAACCATCTTGAATCGTCGTTGAGGTAAAGTTTGTTGACGGGGAGACCTTTGAATAGAATATAGAAATTGCGAAAATATACTAAAGGATTTTGTTAAGCAGTCATTGGTCTGGTGAAAAAATAAGATTTGTAATGGATAGAGGTCTGTGGGGTGATCCTGTTAAGCCATATAATAACGCTGACTATTTTAAATATCAATAATAACTCAAAATAGATAATTTGCAAAATTAACTATCTGATTGATAGGTGTTTATGTTTTTTTTGTGATGCTTAAATACTCTTGCTCGATAACTTTTGAGAAAAAAACTTTGATAAATAGTTTACTATTGTTAATATTGATTTTAGTTAACAGAAAGGGCATAGCCGTAAGTACTCAAAATACAGATAATTCTTTATATTAGTGTATATTAAGTACTTTCTCTACTTAACGAGGGAATTGATACATATTTTAAATATCATTGAATTAAACTGGGCTTTATTGTAAGAATTGATTAATATATTGAATATTAATTAGTTGTACAGTGCTAGTATTTCTTGTAAATATTTGATTTTCAGTCGTTTAAAAATATTTATGTTATAAAGCCTTAAATTGGCTAGAAGTAAAGAATAGTTTTTTATATTCAAAGTGTTTTTTATTATAATTTATTGATTTTTAAGTTAAACAATAAATGTAAAAAAAGTGCAATCTATCATTGTTTTAATATAATATATATGTACATAAACAACCTAAAATAGGTGCATTTATTTTACAACTATCTAATAAAAAATGACAAGTAATTAATTATTTTACTATTTATTAAATGTTTTGAAAAATCCAATACCTTTTACAAAACTTCTCGACTTTTTCTGATTTATCTGTTTTGTGTAATTTTTTTAGTTTTTACTTAAATTAATGTAAAGTGCACTATATTTTTATTTATAATGTATAGCAAAAACTATTAAATAGTAAAATTAGTTTCATATTAAAAATAAAATCATAACTTACATTTATAATGTAAATTTGTTAAACGATATTTACGTACCTAAAATTAATAGATGTTGTTATTTTATTTTTTTGGAAATTTGCTCAAAATATCATATTTTAATTTGGGTTTTATCATTGATTTATTTACTAAAATACTATTTTTTCACTTTCCTATTTTAGTTCTTTAGATGACTATTGGGTATTTATTTCAAATACTAATAATTATGACTCTTTCATTGATTACAAATTCGGGAATTCAAGTTCATAAATTTACTTTAAGAATAGACCCTAATGCTGAGGTAATAGGCACAATGGGCTTTTATGAAAATGTAGATAATATAAGAGCCAAAATCTCCTTAGAACACGCTTTTTATCTTCCCGATCAAGACTGTTGGGTACCTAAGCAATTACTAAAATTACATGACTACCTTGACGAAAAAGGCTACTTAAAGGAGGGAATCAACTATAACCTTATCAAACCTTTTAAGTTAATTGAAGATAAAAATTTTTTCACAGTTAGTGATATATTTACATGTCTTGAGTATTTTTGTTCAACTGACGAAAAAGCCCTTTGGCTTCCTATTCCTTACTTCAAAAAGGATAATACTACCAAAAATAGCTTTGGGCCTATTTCTTGGGCTAGAATGATGATTAAGGAAGTCACAAGAAAAAATCCAGAACTTAAGACAAATAGCTCGTTCAGAAGAGAGAAGGGAAAAGATTATCACATTGTCATTGCATTTGACACCAACATAAGTAATCATCAGGATGTTTATTTTGCTCCATCAGATAGAGACACTTTAGATGGAGAAAACCTTTTCTCTCTTTGTCAAAATGAAGACTTACTCCTAAACTTCTGTAATGCACAATATAACTGTGATTGGGTTGCGAACTATCTAAAACGTATTGTTCTTGATGGTAATGAGCCAACCCAATTTCCGCACCTTAAATATTTAGCTTATTATATTTACTTCATCAAGTATTTGTCCGAAGTTACTTTGTTTGATGAGAAAAAGGGTGGGTATTTGGCGTTTCCCGAGGTTACTTTGTACAGCGATCAAGTAACACCTATTGAAGTTGATTTGGTTCTTGATATTGGAAACTCAAACACATGTGGGATATTATTTGAAAGACCAAGTAAACATAGACCTTTCAGTTTCAAAAATGTAAAAAAACTAAAGATTAATGACTTGAGTATGCCAGAGAAAGACTATGATGATCCTTTCTCTATGCGGTTAGTATTTGTTGATACAAAATTTGGGTATTTAGATATTCCAGAGCATAAAAATTTTAAATGGCCCAGTATTCTACGTATTGGTCAAGAAGCAAATAGGCTTATTAATAAACGTACTACAAATCAAGGAAATAGTACAGAGACCGTAACACATCATTCAAGCCCTAAAAGGTACTTATGGGACACAAAAAAAGCCGAATACCCTTGGGAGTTTATTAATTTCTCAGGAAAAAACATTAAAGAAGCGATTTACTATGAAGGTGTATCGGAGCAGTTTAAAGAAGATGGGGAGTTTGCCCTTGACGGAGTATTTTCTTTTTCGCCTTATTATTCTCGTAAATCATTAATGACATTTGTATTTATGGAAATACTTCTTCATGCCATTTCCCAAATAAATTCACATGCGTTTAGAAATGAGCATGGCAGTATAGAAACTCCTCGTAAAATTAAGCGAATCACTATCACCTGTCCTACTTCTATTATACAAAAAGAACAAGTTGTATTGAGAGAATGTGCAGAAACAGCCGTAAGGGCTTTACAACGGTTCTTCTCTGATACATTCTTAGGGTCTTTTATTGATGAAGAAAAAATAGGAGGTGATTTAGAAATTATACCCAGCCCGAAAGATTTGGCAAGAAAAAGAGACCAAGTAGCATTTCGAAAAGATTGGATTTATGATGAAGCAACGTGTGCACAACTTGTTTTTCTTTACGGTGAGATTTCCAAAAGATACCTAAATAAAGCGGAAACTTTTTTTGATCTATATGGTAGGCTAAGAGAGGATGTTTCATACCCAGATAAAAAATCCCTAACTATTGGCTCTATTGATATTGGTGGGGGAACAACTGATTTGATGATATGTGCTTACCAAAATGAGCCTGGACAAAATTTGGCTGTCCTAAAGCCTCAACCAATTTATTGGGAAAGTTTCAATTTTGCTGGTGATGACTTACTGAAAGACATTATTCAACAAATACTTATAGAAGGTTCTATAAATAAGAAAGAAGACATTGGCTGTGTAGGGGTTCTCACGAATGCTGCTAAAAATGCTGGAGTAGTGGACGTAAATGAAAAAATACTCCGTTTTTTTGGACCAGACAACGCCAAACAAAACTATTTAGACCGAATACGTAGGAAAAATTTTGTGGTTCAAATAGCTATCCCCATAGCCCTTCGTTACTTACAACACACCATAGATGATAAATTAGATGAAGAAATAGCTTTTTATGATTTTTTCCCGGATGTAAAGCCAAACCCAGAACTTATTCGAGCAATCAATGATTTCATGGGTGCAAATTTCAAAATTGAAACGTTATCTTTCAAACTTTCTAAAAGGCGCGTTTCTGAAATTGTGGAACAAACTTTTGATGCCCTATTTAGGCAACTTTCAGGAATTTTGTCGGCTTATGGTTGTGATTTCCTGCTGTTAGCAGGGAAGCCTACTACATTACCAAAAGTTCGAGAAATTTTTGTCAGATATTATCCTGTATCACCCGAGAGAATTATATCCCTCAGTAAAAACAAATACCGGATTGGTCGTTGGTATCCATTTGCAGACGACTTAGGATATATAGAAGATCCCAAAACTATAGTTTCAGTAGGGGCTATCATTGCATTAATGGGAGGAAAATTGGACAATTTAGACGGGTTTAGGCTCAATACTCAGCCTCTTAGACAACAGCTTGGAGCTACTTCTGATTATATTGGTACATTGGATCAATACACACACTTAATTGATGATTGCTTTATTACTCCTGATATACACATAGGTGAAATTGAAGTCCATAGTTTACCTATAAAATTAGGTTATAAGCAATTGCCTAATAAATATTATCGTGGGAGACCCATTTACAAGTTAGAGTTTAACGACAATGAAATAAAGAAACTCGTAAAAGAACAAAACTCACTTTTGACCGACAATTCGAAGGACTTGGACAATGCAATACAAGAGTACAAGGTTTTACTTAAAAACAGTATGCCTTTTAAAGTAAAAATTCAGAGAAATTGGAGTGAAAGTAAAGAACATCTTTCTATCATAAGACTACTGGACAGTAGTAGAAAAGAGCGTTCTAAACAGCTTTTATCATTAACTATAATGACTTTGGCAGAAGAGTATAGTTATTGGCTTGACTCTGGCGAATTTGTCCTCAATTTACGTTAATCCAACTTGCCTGTTAGAACCGCTTTAAAGTTAAAAGTATGCCGAATTTATCACAACAACAACTGCAAAATATTGCCGATAACACTGGAGAATTAGGGAAGATTCTTAATGAAGGGGTGAATTGGGTAAAGAAGAATCTTGAAGGAAAGAATAACGATGCAATTTCATACGAATTAAAGCGTCATAGACGTACTCTAAATAAAGTGCGCTTTGCTGTTGTACAAAAGCCAACCATAGCACTGTTTGGTGCTAGCCAAGCAGGCAAGTCTTATTTGGTAAAGAATATCTTGTGTGATGAAACAAATCAACTTAAGATTCCTGACCATAGGAATTCAAATAATAATAAAAATTTTATAACAGATATTAACCCAGAGGGTGGCGGTGGAGAGGCCACGAGTTTGGTTACTCGCTTTACTTATACAGAAAATACTGATGTAAATATTCCTCCAGTCAAGATTAGATTTTTATCTCCTAAGGATATTTTTTTGGTAATCTTAGATAGTTATTTTTCGGATTTTAGCAAACGCAAAAATGCCCCTGAGATTACGAAAAGTGATATTGAACACTTCTTGGAAACTCTTAAAGATTTATTTGGTAATATAACCCAACATGTTTTCTCAGAAGATGATGTGTATGATATAGAAGAATATCTTACCTCTACTTTTGAGTCCAATCAAAAAGGTAAGCTTATTGCTTTCAAGGATGCGGCTTTTTGGAAGGTAATCGCTGACAATATTCATAAAATAGCGCCCCAAGACTGGACAGATGTGTTTTCAATCATTTGGGGAAATTCTCCAGAGTTGAACAAGTTATGTAAGTCGCTTATTGATGAACTACAAAATATTAATTTTTCTACAGAATTATACGCTGATTTTGATGCCGTACTTAGAGACACAGGAGCTATTCTGGATGTTAAAGTATTGAATAAGTATTTTGTAGGGGCAGGTACGCGCGTTACGCTTGTGTCGAGAGAGGGGAAAAACTATGGAATAGATGCCAGTCATTTGTGTGCTTTGAGTTCGGAAGTTATTTTTAATATTTCTACTGAATCTGTTGCGAAAAACCCATTTATTAAAAATATTGACATTCTTGATTTTCCGGGGGCCAGATCTCGACTCAAACAGGATGAAAACGACACACTTACCGATGAAAATCTTACGAATATGCTTTTGCGTGGGAAAGTTGCCTATCTGTTCAATTCCTATTCCAATCGGTATGAAATAAATAATCTATTTTTTATTACTAACAGTAGCCAAAGTAATGTTTCAGGCCTTGCTGAATTGGTAAATAATTGGATTTCGTACAATATTGGAAGTACTGTAGAAGAAAGAACATATACACTCAGTAACTTTACAACCCCTCCCATTTTTATTATTTTCACCTTTTGGAATCGCCAATTGGACTACGACCAAGACAACGACCCGAAGGACTTAAATCATAAATGGGAATTACGTTTTTCTAAACTTTTTGAAGATGAGATAACCAACAAAGGAAACTTTAAATGGCCAAAAAATTGGACTAAGAATGGCCGTTTTCATAATTATTTTTTACTGCGAGATTTCAAATACTCCAAAGATACTTTCGAAGGCTTTGAGCTAGATAAGACAGAAAAAGGAGTCAGAAATGAGCGCCAACAATACTATTCAAAGCTTAAAGATTCTTTTATAACATCCAACTTAGTAAGTCAATTTTTTACCAATCCTGAAGTCGCCTGGGAAAACACTTCTACTATAAATAATGATGGTAGCCAATACATTATTAGTCATATTGCTGAGATAACTACTAACGAGATTCGTACCAATCGTTATTTGCAAATTTTGAAGGACTCACAGGAAAAAGTAGAGAATCTTTTGAATAGAGAGTATCATAGTGAAAACGCTGATAAACAAATTATTAAAGCGGCACGTGAAGCAGCTGAGATTCAAGCAATAATGAACAAAATTTTCGGTCTTGATGCCTTTCAATTCGGTAATTTCATAGAAAATTTCACTGTTCAGGAAAAAGAAATTTACGAATTTTTTCACGATGAGCTCCGAAAATTGGAAATGGTTAAAGCTCCCGAACGAAAGCAATATCAGCTTTACCGAGAGGCTAGTCCAAAATTGAGTAGTGATTTGAGTTTTGACGAAAATCTACAAATACTCATGGAGAAATATTTTCGAGATTCGCTTGAAGATACAGTATCGTATTTTGAGAGCCTCGGTATCGATCTAAACGAGTTATTTTATGGGGGTATAAACGACTTAAAAAACAACTCTGAGATGCTTGCTGAAGGTGCTCGCGATTTTTGGTTTAATCACAAATTGAAAATAAGCAATTTTAGTGACATAATAGAGCTCGGTTTAGATGAAAATTTATTAATCCGCCTCTTTGAGAACTTAAAGGTTTCTTTTGATAAATACAAAGTAACCAAAGAAATAGCAAAAAATATAAGAACTTATGTGGATACTTTCAAAAAAATAGATTCAGCAGAAGATATGGTTGCTCATATCACAGCAGGTATCATTAACGAATTTGCCACCAGTTGCGGATGGAGTTTTTATCCAGACG from the Runella sp. SP2 genome contains:
- a CDS encoding virulence factor SrfC family protein; its protein translation is MPNLSQQQLQNIADNTGELGKILNEGVNWVKKNLEGKNNDAISYELKRHRRTLNKVRFAVVQKPTIALFGASQAGKSYLVKNILCDETNQLKIPDHRNSNNNKNFITDINPEGGGGEATSLVTRFTYTENTDVNIPPVKIRFLSPKDIFLVILDSYFSDFSKRKNAPEITKSDIEHFLETLKDLFGNITQHVFSEDDVYDIEEYLTSTFESNQKGKLIAFKDAAFWKVIADNIHKIAPQDWTDVFSIIWGNSPELNKLCKSLIDELQNINFSTELYADFDAVLRDTGAILDVKVLNKYFVGAGTRVTLVSREGKNYGIDASHLCALSSEVIFNISTESVAKNPFIKNIDILDFPGARSRLKQDENDTLTDENLTNMLLRGKVAYLFNSYSNRYEINNLFFITNSSQSNVSGLAELVNNWISYNIGSTVEERTYTLSNFTTPPIFIIFTFWNRQLDYDQDNDPKDLNHKWELRFSKLFEDEITNKGNFKWPKNWTKNGRFHNYFLLRDFKYSKDTFEGFELDKTEKGVRNERQQYYSKLKDSFITSNLVSQFFTNPEVAWENTSTINNDGSQYIISHIAEITTNEIRTNRYLQILKDSQEKVENLLNREYHSENADKQIIKAAREAAEIQAIMNKIFGLDAFQFGNFIENFTVQEKEIYEFFHDELRKLEMVKAPERKQYQLYREASPKLSSDLSFDENLQILMEKYFRDSLEDTVSYFESLGIDLNELFYGGINDLKNNSEMLAEGARDFWFNHKLKISNFSDIIELGLDENLLIRLFENLKVSFDKYKVTKEIAKNIRTYVDTFKKIDSAEDMVAHITAGIINEFATSCGWSFYPDDEKQKVRSANNANRLNLSLPANAEVFVSLEKLHEEGTDIMSLEKLLDYMSDLNEHLNKIPLDMAVVKMVPMIKNYRSWREKMTACFVANCDIPTYNIEANRQLGLILNRIKLVSFV
- the pglZ gene encoding BREX-1 system phosphatase PglZ type B, yielding MTNSIYDKVVKALNQAKQHNGNVMVKPEVILWLDPESVWASVIPTLQESFPALLIYGIYEPAKRQGPAIWIKCMVAKTLPEANWSDTEVPIIYLPGISKNELKNIQNAGLDFQPLIEYQYTGTIFTQENGKEWTINAFLQNSSIGLGMKVSQDSSTKYALVKALPSIFQDPEVLIGRTIIDAEYLNNQLFPNITPTILKWICKGDSELLSLDVGKREVFYNLCKSQYDFEPDYKNIVAIVEKLGSQKNAWKYVWQQYANAPKKFPEIQEYLRLAKPAMFAIPEESWPQINEEKEEELRKALTAVSKLLPKETVAKFKLLESQHGFRRQWVWAELGQAPLANALVFLKIMAEKANEAYPFSSISDLKEYYISSGYQVDQAMRKALSAVKSEKDKEVIKSLISSIYKPWLETITLKFQSLVEKDTSIFTNQSAQSESESFVLFVDAFRFELAKEFVTILTEKRYKVAIEAGWSAIPSLTPTAKPNVSPMAPDVSTESIFNDFRPQLKSNKSVLTPVFREALAANNFVNVTSAADIIPGQNHWQEIGDIDTKGHEEQSGMVKRIDELFEQVLEIIETAFQKGIKKIKVVTDHGWLLLPGGLPKEELKKDLTETRWGRCALIKEGAKTDLMYLPWRWNKSILIAYAPGISFFKRNEEYAHGGISLHECLIPTLFIENPYSAVISAKIKEIKWVNLKCVINTEDVPDGYLVDIRTRYNDANSSIVLSSNKSIKGNKISLMVDDGAESQAAVIVLMDEKEMILDKTTTMVGE
- the brxL gene encoding protease Lon-related BREX system protein BrxL, which gives rise to MGLDKIDHLAENAFEGYIVRKDLLEQFRKTYPVPTYVIEFLLGRYCATTDEQEIQEGLEIVKRQLADRTIRPGEEEYFKSKAREKGSIKLIDIITAKLDAATDSYVATIPSLMLNKVRISPEIVSANDRMLTGGFYAEIELEYDAAIAQENNGRPFGVANIRPIQLSQRNVLDIFYKGRQAFTLDEWKDFLIRSVGMEPTELSEKAKNVLFVRMIPFLERNYNMIELGPRGTGKSHLYQQISPYSHLVSGGKATVAKMFVNMGSGERGLVCKYDVVCFDEVSGVSFDQKDGVNIMKGYMESGEFSRGKEPIRADGGIVMVGNFDVDVEHQQRIGHLFGPLPAEMRDDTAFMDRIHAFVPGWDFPKLNKSYFTNHFGLVSDFLAECWTRLRDISRISTVLPRIDFGGALNGRDTTAVNKTLNGLLKLMQPNPAEPISDELLEWAIKISLEYRRRVKEQQKRIGSAEFRNTHFSYRIGGDGVETFVTTPEIHSENTIGEDPLPPGQIWALNTGGQEETTGLYKIEANVGPGSGVKILNKPSPPQFQESVRFAEQNLYSKTKELVGDRDPRSREFSLQLRAFDASKSGNGMGMAVLIALCSAILEKGPKGGLIIVGQLNLGGSLDLVYNAVNLAELAVEKGATSLLIPLNARKQLNELSDEMITKINIQYYTDLRDCLIKALLD
- a CDS encoding virulence factor SrfB; translated protein: MTLSLITNSGIQVHKFTLRIDPNAEVIGTMGFYENVDNIRAKISLEHAFYLPDQDCWVPKQLLKLHDYLDEKGYLKEGINYNLIKPFKLIEDKNFFTVSDIFTCLEYFCSTDEKALWLPIPYFKKDNTTKNSFGPISWARMMIKEVTRKNPELKTNSSFRREKGKDYHIVIAFDTNISNHQDVYFAPSDRDTLDGENLFSLCQNEDLLLNFCNAQYNCDWVANYLKRIVLDGNEPTQFPHLKYLAYYIYFIKYLSEVTLFDEKKGGYLAFPEVTLYSDQVTPIEVDLVLDIGNSNTCGILFERPSKHRPFSFKNVKKLKINDLSMPEKDYDDPFSMRLVFVDTKFGYLDIPEHKNFKWPSILRIGQEANRLINKRTTNQGNSTETVTHHSSPKRYLWDTKKAEYPWEFINFSGKNIKEAIYYEGVSEQFKEDGEFALDGVFSFSPYYSRKSLMTFVFMEILLHAISQINSHAFRNEHGSIETPRKIKRITITCPTSIIQKEQVVLRECAETAVRALQRFFSDTFLGSFIDEEKIGGDLEIIPSPKDLARKRDQVAFRKDWIYDEATCAQLVFLYGEISKRYLNKAETFFDLYGRLREDVSYPDKKSLTIGSIDIGGGTTDLMICAYQNEPGQNLAVLKPQPIYWESFNFAGDDLLKDIIQQILIEGSINKKEDIGCVGVLTNAAKNAGVVDVNEKILRFFGPDNAKQNYLDRIRRKNFVVQIAIPIALRYLQHTIDDKLDEEIAFYDFFPDVKPNPELIRAINDFMGANFKIETLSFKLSKRRVSEIVEQTFDALFRQLSGILSAYGCDFLLLAGKPTTLPKVREIFVRYYPVSPERIISLSKNKYRIGRWYPFADDLGYIEDPKTIVSVGAIIALMGGKLDNLDGFRLNTQPLRQQLGATSDYIGTLDQYTHLIDDCFITPDIHIGEIEVHSLPIKLGYKQLPNKYYRGRPIYKLEFNDNEIKKLVKEQNSLLTDNSKDLDNAIQEYKVLLKNSMPFKVKIQRNWSESKEHLSIIRLLDSSRKERSKQLLSLTIMTLAEEYSYWLDSGEFVLNLR